In one Cyprinus carpio isolate SPL01 chromosome B2, ASM1834038v1, whole genome shotgun sequence genomic region, the following are encoded:
- the LOC109052337 gene encoding gastrula zinc finger protein XlCGF26.1-like translates to MDFIKEESEEMRIPEPCRVKDEQTEEPREASEPFCSINRICGLMQVKEESEEESEEESEDDYHQLEDPQRLLSGQKILSCSESGKGLSHKRAQKTGGFFFTCLECKKSFESKEHLMDHFRIHSGESCTETETSLMQKAAPGTVCKLPFTCFQCQKSFACKEHLMDHYRIHTVDRPFPCDQCDKSFIHKQSLKNHLRVHTGLRPHVCHLCGKSYIHKDNLTDHIRIHTGEKPFACDQCGKSFTHKGSLLHHMKIHTGLKPFTCRQCGRHFTHKGNLKIHIRIHSGERPFTCPQCGKSFIYHGNLVGHMKKHSGEKLYHCTQCGKSFVEARHLQKHVKTHATERPFVCSQCGRGFLWHHNFKEHQKIHTGEKPHVCFDCGKAFTRLIYLKRHQRIHTGEKPYKCARCGVCFTVLDSLKAHERVHTGEKPYECPLCGKCFGRLSTLLTHKKKHCPKLTKRCLAECPDCKLQTRATETP, encoded by the exons aggcCAGTGAACCTTTCTGCTCAATCAACAGGATTTGTG GCCTGATGCAAGTGAAAGAGGAGAGCGAAGAGGAGAGCGAAGAGGAGAGTGAGGATGATTATCATCAGCTGGAGGATCCTCAGCGTCTCCTCAGCGGACAGAAGATCTTGAGCTGCTCAGAGTCTGGGAAGGGCTTGTCTCATAAGAGAGCTCAGAAAACAGGCGGCTTTTTCTTCACCTGCCTCGAGTGCAAAAAGAGCTTCGAGTCCAAAGAGCACCTGATGGACCACTTCAGGATTCACTCCGGAGAAAGCTGCACAGAGACCGAAACCAGTCTGATGCAGAAAGCGGCTCCGGGAACGGTTTGCAAGCTGCCCTTCACCTGCTTTCAGTGCCAGAAGAGTTTCGCATGTAAAGAGCACCTGATGGATCACTACAGGATTCACACCGTGGACCGACCGTTCCCCTGCGATCAGTGCGACAAGAGCTTCATTCACAAGCAGAGCCTGAAGAATCACCTGAGAGTTCACACCGGCTTGAGGCCGCACGTCTGCCATCTGTGTGGCAAGAGCTACATCCACAAAGACAACCTCACCGATCACATCcggatccacaccggagagaagccctTCGCGTGTGATCAGTGCGGAAAGAGCTTCACACACAAAGGAAGCCTCCTGCATCACATGAAGATCCACACCGGACTCAAGCCCTTCACCTGCCGCCAGTGCGGACGCCACTTCACACACAAAGGAAACCTGAAGATTCACATACGCATTCACTCCGGAGAAAGACCCTTCACCTGCCCTCAGTGCGGCAAGAGCTTCATTTATCACGGGAACCTGGTGGGTCACATGAAAAAGCACTCGGGAGAGAAGTTATACCACTGCACTCAGTGCGGGAAGAGCTTCGTCGAGGCTCGGCATCTGCAGAAACACGTGAAAACACACGCCACTGAGCGGCCCTTCGTGTGTTCTCAGTGCGGACGCGGCTTCTTATGGCACCACAACTTCAAAGAGCACCAGAagatccacaccggagagaagccgcACGTGTGCTTCGACTGCGGGAAGGCCTTCACCAGACTCATATACCTGAAGCGGCACCAGaggatccacaccggagagaagccgtacAAGTGCGCTCGCTGCGGGGTGTGCTTCACCGTCTTGGACTCGCTCAAAGCACACGAGCGAGtgcacaccggagagaaaccctACGAGTGCCCGCTGTGTGGGAAGTGCTTCGGACGACTGAGTACACTACTGACTCATAAGAAGAAGCACTGTCCCAAACTGACGaaaagatgtttagcagaatgtccagaCTGTAAGCTCCAAACGAGAGCCACAGAAACACCGTAA